A region from the Triplophysa rosa linkage group LG4, Trosa_1v2, whole genome shotgun sequence genome encodes:
- the LOC130553374 gene encoding A disintegrin and metalloproteinase with thrombospondin motifs 5, producing the protein MWRIVLLCCALSDALRASGSVAFSAFSTPAKASLRTPAHRTGGVVRTVDRIYHGGGKAGYLLYMDGRRFQLDMERDESISSRYLSTGEDAPPLRRECVYRGTVNTNAESLAVFSLCGGGLQGFFAVDHARYTITPLIRAKGHENDVRIVEDADATHSLHYYTRERFSFKAMPELHSCGTRDAKKRKRTRKPPRHGEDDYARGRNWWAKFVKSDATKRRKRSVSRARHVELLLVADDTMTKKYGKDLHHYLLTLASIASKLYGHASIENPIRLSVVKVAVLVEGEKGIDVSKNAAATLKSFCKWQNQQNPLDDDHQHHHDAAILFTRQDLCGHHSCDTLGMADVGTVCSPERSCAIIEDDGLHAAFTVAHEIGHLLGLSHDDSKFCEERFGATEDKRLMSSILTSIDASKPWSRCTSATITDFFDDGNAECLLDSPRQPLLGPEELPGQSYDAALQCRLAFGPEYTVCPGMDVCARLWCAVIRKGQMVCLTKKLPAVEGTPCGKGRICLQGKCVDKTRKRHYSTSNHGSWSSWGPWGSCSRTCGGGVQFAHRLCNNPPPRNNGRYCMGKRAVYRSCNVSPCPPAAKSFRQEQCVLRNGPQTDPKGVKTFVEWVPKYAGILPKDMCRLTCRAKGTGYYVVFSQRVIDGTECRPHSSSVCVKGKCVRTGCDGIIGSKLQFDKCGICGGDGNSCIKVAGNFTKKSKGYTDVVKVPEGSTHFKVRQYKPKGQTRYTAYLALRRPGGEYLLNGKFMISTSETVIPLNGSVLNYSGWSQRDEFLHSMGPGAIQESLLVQVLATDAKKPLDIRYSFFMPRKTPLPPWTSIASSGTAAALSSAEILTFTTEVPATTEPSTMMPPAGPQWVMGPWMVCSRTCDTGWQSRTVQCKDTQDKLAKGCPLGTRPSAFKHCLIKKC; encoded by the exons ATGTGGCGGATTGTTTTGTTGTGCTGCGCGCTGTCCGATGCGTTGCGCGCATCTGGCTCCGTTGCGTTCAGCGCGTTCTCTACACCTGCCAAAGCGTCCTTGCGCACACCTGCCCACCGGACCGGCGGCGTCGTGCGCACTGTGGATCGGATATATCACGGGGGAGGGAAAGCGGGTTATCTGTTATACATGGACGGCAGGCGGTTTCAGTTGGATATGGAGCGGGATGAGTCGATATCGTCCCGTTACTTAAGCACTGGAGAGGACGCACCGCCGCTGCGCCGGGAATGCGTTTACCGCGGAACCGTGAACACAAACGCAGAGTCTCTGGCGGTGTTTAGTCTGTGTGGCGGTGGACTTCAGGGGTTCTTTGCCGTGGATCACGCCCGGTACACCATCACGCCTCTCATACGGGCAAAAGGACACGAGAACGACGTGCGTATAGTCGAGGATGCTGACGCGACGCACTCTCTCCACTATTACACCCGCGAGCGCTTCAGTTTCAAAGCCATGCCCGAGCTGCACAGCTGCGGCACGCGTGACGCGAAAAAACGCAAACGGACGCGCAAACCCCCCCGTCACGGTGAGGATGATTACGCGCGTGGACGAAACTGGTGGGCAAAGTTCGTCAAGTCAGACGCGACGAAGCGACGCAAAAGGTCCGTGTCTCGCGCCCGGCACGTGGAGCTCCTGCTGGTCGCGGATGACACTATGACGAAGAAATACGGGAAGGACCTGCATCACTACCTGTTGACGCTCGCATCAATCGCGTCCAAACTATACGGTCACGCCAGCATCGAAAACCCCATTCGCTTGTCAGTGGTAAAGGTCGCGGTTCTGGTCGAGGGCGAGAAGGGGATTGATGTCTCCAAAAACGCAGCGGCGACCCTCAAGAGTTTCTGCAAGTGGCAGAACCAGCAGAACCCCCTGGATGATGACCACCAGCATCACCATGACGCCGCCATCCTCTTCACCAGGCAG GATCTGTGTGGACATCATTCATGCGACACTCTCGGCATGGCTGACGTGGGCACCGTGTGCTCTCCAGAGAGGAGCTGTGCCATCATCGAGGACGACGGGCTGCACGCGGCGTTCACCGTGGCGCACGAGATCG GACATCTTCTGGGCCTGTCTCACGACGATTCCAAGTTTTGTGAGGAACGCTTCGGCGCCACTGAGGACAAGCGGCTCATGTCATCCATCCTGACCTCCATCGATGCCTCCAAACCCTGGAGCCGCTGTACGTCGGCCACCATCACAGACTTCTTCGACGACGGCAACG CCGAGTGTCTGTTGGATTCCCCTCGCCAGCCTCTGTTGGGTCCAGAAGAGCTCCCCGGTCAGAGTTACGACGCCGCCCTTCAGTGCCGTTTAGCCTTCGGCCCGGAGTACACCGTGTGCCCGGGCATGGACGTGTGTGCCCGTCTGTGGTGTGCTGTGATCAGGAAGGGCCAGATGGTTTGTCTAACCAAGAAACTTCCGGCTGTAGAAGGTACACCGTGCGGCAAGGGAAGAATCTGTCTGCAGGGGAAATGTGTGGACAAAACTCGCAAGAGACACTATTCG ACGTCTAACCATGGGAGCTGGAGCTCATGGGGTCCATGGGGTTCGTGTTCTCGCACATGTGGCGGCGGCGTCCAGTTTGCACATCGTCTCTGCAATAACCCCCCGCCACGCAACAACGGGCGCTACTGCATGGGAAAGAGAGCCGTCTACAGGTCCTGTAACGTCAGCCCGTGCCCACCAGCCG CTAAGAGTTTCAGACAGGAGCAGTGTGTGCTCCGGAACGGCCCTCAAACAGACCCTAAAGGAGTGAAGACTTTCGTTGAATGGGTACCAAAGTATGCAGGAATTCTTCCTAAAGACATGTGCAGGTTGACCTGCCGAGCGAAAGGGACGGGATACTACGTGGTGTTCTCCCAGAGG GTGATTGACGGGACAGAATGCCGGCCGCACAGCAGCTCCGTGTGTGTTAAAGGAAAGTGTGTGCGCACGGGCTGCGACGGAATTATTGGCTCTAAACTTCAGTTTGACAAGTGCGGCATCTGCGGGGGGGACGGAAACAGCTGTATCAAAGTGGCTGGAAATTTCACCAAGAAGAG TAAGGGCTACACTGATGTCGTGAAGGTTCCCGAGGGCTCGACGCACTTCAAAGTGCGGCAGTACAAACCTAAAGGCCAAACGCGATACACAGCTTACCTCGCTTTGCGCCGACCCGGTGGAGAATACCTTCTGAACGGCAAGTTCATGATCTCCACATCAGAGACGGTCATCCCCCTCAATGGCTCCGTTCTTAACTACAGCGGGTGGAGCCAGCGAGACGAGTTCCTTCACAGCATGGGCCCTGGAGCAATACAAGAAAGCCTGCTGGTGCAGGTGCTCGCCACGGACGCTAAGAAGCCTCTAGACATCCGTTATAGCTTCTTCATGCCCCGTAAAACGCCACTTCCGCCTTGGACGTCCATCGCATCTTCGGGCACTGCTGCGGCGCTGTCGTCTGCTGAGATCTTGACGTTCACTACTGAGGTTCCGGCGACGACGGAGCCTTCGACAATGATGCCCCCAGCAGGACCCCAGTGGGTGATGGGACCATGGATGGTGTGCTCTAGGACTTGCGATACGGGCTGGCAGAGTCGCACAGTGCAATGCAAAGACACACAGGACAAACTGGCAAAAGGCTGTCCGCTCGGCACCCGGCCTTCGGCGTTCAAACACTGCCTGATAAAAAAGTGTTGA